In Epinephelus fuscoguttatus linkage group LG6, E.fuscoguttatus.final_Chr_v1, the DNA window aaacactgactttcacctgggagagcggtgttcgcatcctgtaagattctaaagccaaaccctgtcgttttttcctaaacctaaccacgtcaCTAAACACAAATGTCATTcccggtgttgtactgatgtactACTgcacttattttgaaagacactgtatgtaaactgtaaatttcctgtgaaaaccagagtgtattttgaaagaagagaggctgcatgtaacaggcagaacttgacaaggcatcccagaacgtcaccAACCAATGCagccagggtacctttcacgttaAATCTGggcatggaaagtccatgaccaaacgttgatgtTACGAGatcagagtgaaaatgtgttggtgtACCCCCTGGCTAGCTCATCGCTGTCGCTTTGCCATGCGTTCAGGACACTGCTGTGACTAATGACTTGTGAGTGTTTTCATCATCAAGACAGTTTTGTGAATACAGAGTAAAACACTGCACCGCCAATATATAACCATATCAATTAAATCTAGGTTTAATTTCATTGAACTGTGGTCTTTGGCTGATGTTGGACGTCCATATTTGTTGAATTATGTCTGATATACGAGTTTCCCAGGCCTCATTTGGAAGTTGACACGGAAAACAAACCCCAGGGGAGCCCTTCCGtacatgttctccttgtgtcagcatggttttctctgggtactctggcttcctcccacagtccaaagacatgcaggttaactggtgactctaaattgcccgtaggtgtgaatgtgagtatgGATGGTTGTCCATTAGGGGTCAtgggataagcggttatggaaaataaatgaatgaagaatTTTCAAACATGACCCGCTTCATTCACTGATGTGGGTGAAAGCTCTGAAAAAGGCTAGTTAGTGGACCTTGAATTTAGATACGATTTTTAaactgctgtttccaaggtcacATATGAACTTTAATGCTCCGTGTCATCACTTATTACATCTGAGATCAAATTATAATTTGGATTAAAACAACTTTGGAGACctacttttgattttacacattttatcaATGGGGTGTTCATGTggtgacagaggtcagaggtcgtcTCCTGCTGTCTCCTTCTCACTGAACTGTGTTGTCtcattgttttaaataaacactaaagTAATAATCCAATATTACACACAAGTGTCAGGTCGCTCCGCTGTGGTTTTGGTTTATGTTTTTAGTGAAGTATTATATCTCACTGCTCTGCTGGACGTTTTGTCATGACTATAACTTGAGCCTTTTTCTCTGGACCGCATAGCGTATGAACCTCTGCGTGTCCGATCTgacttgttttctttgttttgttttttcttcctcttactATCACTCTCTCACCGTTCTCCATTTATTCTCTCTCACTACATCTTGGTGTCAACACCCCTCGtcctctgttctctctgtgtaAAGATGGTAAGTATAGTAACGGTAGAAAACTTTGAGAAAACTTCCCtccctttgttttattttttggttttctttgtcCCAGCCATGCAGTGCTTTCTCTTAGTGTGTGTGAACTGATAACCATAATGTCATTTACTCTGTGAGGAAATTGAATTTCTCAAATTCTGAttttctgcagtgtttttattttcaaagccaatacatcaaaatgtttggTGACATTTCCGCCACAAAGAAAGtacctcctcttcttttttacTCCCTCTTTTGCCTGAGTTTTACTCCTCTACAGTTTTTTTTACTAAATCTCTCTCTTAAACTCGCACGTTCTCCCCACCTGCTCTGTAACAAATGCCTCCCTGTTGAATGATTAATCCCACCCCTTCCCCGAATGCTGACATGCATCCACACACTCAATGTCTGCCCcatcctccctctttctctcttcatctTTCCCCCCTCTACAtctatttctgtctgtctctccatcccctttttctgtctgtctctttctcccacAGACAGCAGTGACAGTGACTTGGAGCTGTCGACGGTGCGTCACCAGCCGGAGGGTCTGGACCAGCTGCAGGCTCAGACCAAGTTCACCAGGAAGGAGCTTCAGTCCCTCTATCGAGGCTTCAAGAACGTACGTCCGTCATTGCTTTACCAGCTTTCCTATGCTTTATATAGACTTGAATTGTTCTCTATATATCGGGgtttttttgtcttcctctcttGAGCAGGAATGTCCCAGTGGGCTGGTTGATGAAGAGACTTTCAAGACCATCTATTCTCAGTTCTTTCCCCAAGGAGGTTAGACGTTAAAACAATCTGTCCTTTCTTGTCCTCTCTTGTTAGGAACTGTATTGAAATTATTAGGGGAGGGGGTGATGTCAGAAAAGACTGTTCCTctacaaaatacaaccacatAGGTCTTTCGTAAAAGCAGCATTCTGACCCATTTTTTATTATGATAACCTCCAGTGGCCATAATAATTATGaggggagcaaaggaggaagtcaaacacaggactttcctccaGGAGGCCGACGTTTCTGTCCACTGTGAAACCAGAAGTCAACATTTACTTATTCTAACAATCTAATGTAGTATGTTTTAGTATGTAATGTCTTACGTGACATATGTGATGTGAGATATGACATCAACGTTTGCCTTAGTAACAAATGCTCTTATTCTAAGAtgaaccatgatcttttttctaaggCTAAGCAAGGGGTTTTGTtgctaaagcccagttcagaccaatggtTATTTATATCATTGTgacatatttattatgaataactgtagccagtatctcccTATCAATATCcttattaatattttaagaaGCCACAAATTATATTAAGCCACAAAATCAGCTGGAAAaactggaaatcagaacagacgtacagagagttgttgcatagagatggtacactgtctcatctacttgcattggtgtgaacctgCAGGTTTTTCAGAATTTGCACGTTTCAACACGTCATGTCCTggatctttggtctgaactgggcctaaatctaaccacatagTTTTGCTGCATCTGTGACCATTTCATAATGTaaaccacatgttaaaaacTGCAACTATCAACAGTCGTGTATGAGCTCTTCTGTCATCCAGCAGTAGGGGCATTAATTTAGGAAGCACTTCTATGGGTCACACTATAGGGTGGGAACAAAGAACAAATGTCCTATGTGGTTGTAtgggttggaggacttgttgagTGGGGCTGCAACCTTTGGAGGGGGTCTTTGATTTTCCATGTCCCAGATTTATATTTAATCATTTTCTTGCAAGATTTACTGAACAAAATGATTGGACTGATATGTCAAATATATGTTAGATCATGAGAGTCATGGAAGAAGTTTAAAAATCCTTTACACAAGTTAATGTAATAATACATCAATGTCAAAATACTCTTTAACAGGTAAAAGCCCTGCTCTCATAATCTTATGTAAAAGTATTTTTAGCAAATTTACTCAGAGCATCAAAAGTAAAGCTATTGTAATATAACCCCTTTCACTGTGCTTTCAGATATAGATCATATTACTGGATTAAtgttactgatgcattaatgtgaaaGTAGAAATTTCCTCTTGTAGCTGATCAATGTGGCACAagttttaaagtggaaatagacaagtttttttctttaacatatttttattatGCTAACGTTGATTGCACAACGTaatggctatagaataatgacaccatcagttACATTCCCCATAAGTCTCACTTTTAATTTGCAATTCCATGAAAATAAAGGCTCTATTTgcagcacaaaggaagtgcatcaACCATTGTGCAATCAAAACAGGAAGACGACAGAGCTTTTGTTTTCTGCGGTAGCCATTGGTAGCTATCCCCAGTAACCAAAGAGGATCAGTGTTCTTTGCAGTTATTATCCCCAGTTGTGGAAATGCTGAACAGAGGAACAACCAAAgtaactgtggaaaacaaaatgcaatgtGTTCTGTGTTGCTGGTGGTTGTAAGGCTCTGAGGAAAGCAGAAAGTGATCCGGGTTGCTTTGCGACAAcagaaacaataacaacagtaaaatcacttGAAAACGCCAGAGGGAAAGACGTTGTCTGTATCCACTTTAACTATTTTATGCTCAGCTGGGCAGTTCAATCTTAAAGCTCCAAAAATACAACTCTGACTATAATTGAGACCTAAAAACCTAATTTTTGTTAAACAAGTGAGCAAATGAGTTTTTCAACCTGTTTTTGATTCAAATGTGAACCTGTCTGAAACTGAACTTTATATTTAAACAAAGAGTATAAAACATGCTGCTGCACAAGTATTATGAGAAATACAATTTGTATTAAAAACTCTTAGTGACATTAAAGAGTAATGACAGCTGTGAAATACATGTACTGGACCGaaatgtacaatatttccctctgaaatgtggtgGAGTAAAGACAAAGTAGCATGacatggaaatactcaagtgatactcaagtacctcaaaattatttttatgtacGATACTTGAGTAAATTTACTTCCTCTACTGGATTATgaagggctttatttccaggACCAATGTGCCAATCCTGAGAAAAAAGTAGATATGGCACACTAACTCTGTTAACATACTCCTTTTGTCCATAGATGCCACCACCTAcgctcacttcctgttcaacGCATTTGACATCGACAGAAATGGTTCAATCCGCTTTGAGGACTTTGTCATCGGCCTGTCTGTGTTGCTAAGAGGTTCGGTCACTGAGAAGCTCAACTGGGCCTTCAACCTCTACGACATTAATAAGGATGGCTACATCACCAAAGAGGTATGTGACATCACAGATATTTGGACAAAACCTGGGGAATCATACCCAGGTGTGGTCTGAATTTCTGTGGCATCTTATCTTTTTATTCTGGCTTTTCTAAAATCTGGGTgagaaaatgtttgatttatGCTCTGCATTTTCAGGTAAAATGTGAAGCTAGTGTGAAAGATGAAGCTACGAGctttgtaaatgtaaaagaaTGAAAAGTCCTTTTAACTCCTTCACATTGTCTCTGTCTTATTCTTTTCAGGAGATGCTGGCGATCATGAAGTCAATCTACGACATGATGGGGAGGTACACCTACCCCTGTGTGCGAGATGAAGCTCCTTCCGAACACGTGGACAAGTTCTTCCAGGTTCTGAATGCACTCAGATCAAACATACACAAGTACActgggttgtcccttgtcaccaatcctgtttgtAATATTCATGGAAAGGATCTCGGGCTGCAGCCAGCCAAGTATTGTACTTCGCTACATTGGAGATCACATCTGttactgagtaaaaaaaaaaagaaaatgtttctggCTAAATGGAAACCGAAAGGGTGAATCTCGGAAATCTTGCGTGGAATTGACCCAGAACAAGCGGCCGGTGCCAGCGAGTtaatggagagagagatggaggagggtaGGAGTGCtatggcagcagcacaagcagaCGCAGCAGTTGAAATGAACGAAGAAACAAACGAAACGAAAGAAAACcctgtgtgcacatgtgctAATAACCAGTTTTTGGATTggatttatgacccctggaccATTTTTGCACTGCATAGGGGTGATCCCCATCAAGTTGTTGGAAGTAACTAAGTAACttctactttaagtacattttaaatgaactactttttacttttacttgagtagattTTTAGATGGGTAGCTTTACTTGTACTTAGGTAGAATTTCATCAAAGTAAagatacttttacttgagtagaatTTTTCAGTACTTTTCCCACCTCTGCTTATTGGAAACAACACAATGTTCCCTGTAAATGCTTTAATGTgtcctttctctctgttttgtttcttttttcctcagaAAATGGATAAAAACAGAGATGGTGTTGTGACCATTGAAGAGTTCATTGAGACCTGTCAGAAGGTGAGAtttccacatacacacagacatcaatAACAGAATTAAAGTTACTCATCCACACAAATGACGACCAACAGACTTGGGTTCGGTGACAGTGACAGCAAGTCACTGATCAGCTGCTGTTTAAAATTAACTACATTTGCACATACAGCAAAGCATCACTCATGTTTTTAAGAAATACGTCACTTCTCCCATCTCCCTCCTGAATCATATCATGACCCTTCCCCTTCTTATGATAGTATGCTTTTTTAAAGTACTGTTATCTTCTTTGTTTCCAAACAATCTCTGATTCACACAATCACTGTGTGGTTACACAAATACTGTCAGAATGTCAGGTGCAACCTTGTCACCTTTCCTACACACTTGTGTTCATGCTGTCATTCTAGATAAATGATAATCCACAGCAATAAGGCTCTAAAACTTCTACCCCTAATTATCTGAAACTTTATTAATCTGTCTTTTGAACCTGTCATCACACTAGGTTTTACCTTATGCCTGTTAGAAAATGACACATCCATGAATGTTCCTAAATTCACAATatcaatttacatttttggttaGGGATACatgattttggttttatttgcctATTTGAGTTTGGTGACCTCACCTCCATGAATCTGCAGGGCACCACTGCTGTCCACCCTGATGTCAAATGTCCATTGAGGACTAGTTTGTCCCAGGCTGTGGCTGAATCATGATAACATGTTTTTACAGCTACAaaagctgtaaaatgttaaatgaCATTTAGGGCTACAGTTGAAAGCTTTATCCTCTGATGTAGTGAGCACAAGTCTCGACACGTattggaaaaagaaaacattgtcATTGAGGAAAACAGACGTTTGGACTCCTGAAACTGgaattataaaataaaaggtGTCTAGACTTGTGTGGCCATTTTACCCCCTGACTTCATAAGTAGTGGAAGGACTGAGATTACATAAACTATGTTGGCTCCTGCATGAAGTGTTTGTGTTAGAGATGATCTATCTGTGTGTTTAATTGACCCCAAACTCAAACATTAGGCAATAAATCTGATGCAACTTTGCAGCTGTTCTAACAAGCCTCAATGAAAAAGGGCCAAAGGAATGAATGTAGCTACTCTTTAAAGAAGCCCCATTTGATATTTAGAATATTAACAATTGCAGCAAACTAATATATGCTATGTAAAGTGGAGTAATGTTGTCCTGAGCTGAGAATGACGTCACGCTCCTCCTGTGTGTGATGTAATCTGAGTTTCTCGTGGTGGCTAATGCATTTAAGTAGCCTAAATCTAAGTCATGGTTCGACaataacacagctgtgctccattgactctaatgcaatcgtcttagatttccttcattttcaggctggttttgtggatttggagttAAAtcttgtgcctggggcacgtcgtgtattaatgatactcattacctggagaggttggaaaagatatacgtttctttcctgttccaaaaccaaaatcaaactcTGAAAAGACctaccctgctgtacaggaaccagtgaaagGAAGCAGGGACACTTTGCAGATGTtaaatcagctgtgtgtcatcgcattgtgcACAGATGAATGTTGTGTTACTCCCTCCGGAGATTCCTGCCAgcggaggtccaggtgctggcagtggAATCAAGGCAGAACCAAACagcgttcatctgcacacactgcgatgccacacagcaggttcaatatcagcaaagtttccctttatattcattgtcttctgtggcgatcagcagtgatgtggtggttcacttttacactgtgatctgtagcctatagttcggctttagcttctaactatctttgtctttttaacctgttgttgctgctgagtcagtttgacatcctggatatatccttcaaacacagactgtagacccctctgtctgctaactctctgtttttccaaaaatatgataatatttcttcggggagtgcagttagttacagtgtgggctccatgcttattTAACTCATTACGCAGCGTAAAAATTGGCATGCACAGTTTGAAGAGATTAACGTCTGTTTTTCAAACACTCTCTTTTACACGTCCACACAGATACAAAGTAACCGgagttttgaaaaatctgcacTTTAgaaggctttttaaaaaatctctgGCTTAGTGACAGAACTTTGTTCACATGTGGACAAGAGGCGAAAACATAGAGGAAaagatcagttttaaaaaatcccTGTATACATGTAGACAGAGCCTTAAACTCATAATAATACATAATGTTTAGTTGATTGATTAATTTatacacatagagacagacaactattcacactcacattcacacctacggccaatttagagtcaccaattaacctgcatgtctttggactgtgggaggaagccagagtacccagagaaaacctgCGCTGACACAGGAAAAACATTCAAACTCAATACAGAGTTTCCCACCCTGAGCTTGAACCAGGAACTCTCTtgttgtgaggtgacaatgctaaccactgcaccactatGCCGGCATGTGTAGTTGATTATCTGTAGAAGTGATAACATAATCCACCTGACCTGTAAAGGGAAGTCAATTCCAAAATCATCCCACATTCAAAAAACAATGTCTAAATCCTCCTGTTGACCAAAACTGTTAGCAGACACAAAGAAACGGATCTGCTGTATTCCTATCTTTCTGGACAAATAGGCATAAGTAAACAACAGCTGGACAAATACTGAATCAACTGTCCGTCATGACTTCACTGAAAACTACATCATCACTTGATAAAACCACAAGCATGATGCATCCAACATTTTcaacctgaacttttgtttacTTCAGAATTCTGATGAcagatgtttttcttcttgtttttccaGGATGAGAACATCATGAACTCCATGCAGCTGTTTGAGAACGTGATATAAAGaaacacagctcacacacaaagcacaccCACCTCACCTCACCAACCCCTCAAACTCATCCTGGAATATAATGTAGGTACTGTACTGGACACAGGaactgtgtggtttttttttctatttcttgcTGCGCTCCTTTAGCTGTATCTTGCAACTGCctctggattaaaaaaaagactgcaacagactgaagaagaggagaagagctTCCTGGGTAAAAATTCCCCATCGGCccgtttttattttatttttatttttttgtgtgtgtcctaAATGAGGAAACAGAAGAGTGTTTTATCATCAGACAAAGAGAATTAACAAGGAATGCAGAATCTTACAATAATCCTCTGACCCGAGTTCCTAGGGATACTAGctttaacacagacacacacacacacacactcctgctctTTCCTCAAGCGTTTTCTGAGCACTGGATGAAGTGAACTTAGAGAATAAAAAtcgcaacaaaaaaaaaaagagaaatgaagTAAAGCATGTTTGTCATCAAATATGTGATGTGGAATTAGCTTGCACTACAATTTTAAGACTATGTATTATATGCGCCTGACGTAAAGGCACTGTAGATACCTGCAACTGATGCACCACtggtgtgtatgtatatatgtatagttAATAGTTATATATCCTACCTTGTATTGGTCTCATCTGTGCTGCACTGGGTGATGGAGTAGGACCAGAGCTGAATATTTGTTTTAGAAATCTCTGTTTAGTATCAGTTCTCCacagattattaaaatatttctcccttttttatt includes these proteins:
- the kcnip3b gene encoding Kv channel interacting protein 3b, calsenilin isoform X2, with amino-acid sequence MLTCIHTLNVCPILPLSLFIFPPSTSISVCLSIPFFCLSLSPTDSSDSDLELSTVRHQPEGLDQLQAQTKFTRKELQSLYRGFKNECPSGLVDEETFKTIYSQFFPQGDATTYAHFLFNAFDIDRNGSIRFEDFVIGLSVLLRGSVTEKLNWAFNLYDINKDGYITKEEMLAIMKSIYDMMGRYTYPCVRDEAPSEHVDKFFQKMDKNRDGVVTIEEFIETCQKDENIMNSMQLFENVI
- the kcnip3b gene encoding Kv channel interacting protein 3b, calsenilin isoform X3: MGIQGMELFAIGVVIILFMAVLKQFGILEPMSSFEDSSDSDLELSTVRHQPEGLDQLQAQTKFTRKELQSLYRGFKNECPSGLVDEETFKTIYSQFFPQGDATTYAHFLFNAFDIDRNGSIRFEDFVIGLSVLLRGSVTEKLNWAFNLYDINKDGYITKEEMLAIMKSIYDMMGRYTYPCVRDEAPSEHVDKFFQKMDKNRDGVVTIEEFIETCQKDENIMNSMQLFENVI
- the kcnip3b gene encoding Kv channel interacting protein 3b, calsenilin isoform X1, with the translated sequence MQVDGKVVDGSLLGDANGVEPAPSRAKDSGKWQKPRFSRKALMKCCLVKWIIASTQPQDKDSSDSDLELSTVRHQPEGLDQLQAQTKFTRKELQSLYRGFKNECPSGLVDEETFKTIYSQFFPQGDATTYAHFLFNAFDIDRNGSIRFEDFVIGLSVLLRGSVTEKLNWAFNLYDINKDGYITKEEMLAIMKSIYDMMGRYTYPCVRDEAPSEHVDKFFQKMDKNRDGVVTIEEFIETCQKDENIMNSMQLFENVI
- the kcnip3b gene encoding Kv channel interacting protein 3b, calsenilin isoform X4, which gives rise to MSVRWETEGLQTVGIVCLVIMFLKLMHLLGLIDITETDSSDSDLELSTVRHQPEGLDQLQAQTKFTRKELQSLYRGFKNECPSGLVDEETFKTIYSQFFPQGDATTYAHFLFNAFDIDRNGSIRFEDFVIGLSVLLRGSVTEKLNWAFNLYDINKDGYITKEEMLAIMKSIYDMMGRYTYPCVRDEAPSEHVDKFFQKMDKNRDGVVTIEEFIETCQKDENIMNSMQLFENVI